In Setaria viridis chromosome 5, Setaria_viridis_v4.0, whole genome shotgun sequence, the genomic stretch GACTAACCGTTCTCTATAGGACCATCTGTCTGAACTATAATTTTGTCTGCATTCAAAACCATCTCTGCTTGCAATAAGCGGCCAACATCAAACGGTTCTGGAGCATATGTAAATTTCGTTGCTCCTGCAGGAAGATTTCAAAATATCttaccatatatatatatatatatatatatatatatatatatatatatatatatatatatatatatatatatatatatatatataaatataaacgaAGAAGAATGGGAATATGGGAACAGTTTTACAAATTTTAGGAACGACTGCATGAgatgccaaaaaaaaacagagacagTTATTATCAAATGAGACTGTTTCTTTGAGTGACTTATGAAGATGTCCTGCTAGATTGCATGGCGCTGCTAGATTGCATGGCGCTTTATTGACGTACCAGATATGAGCTCTCTAGTGCCCCCAGAGATTACACGGTACCACTGAATTGGACAGTTTGCAATGTTTGGAGCACCATCAACTCGAGGGATAATATGAAGCTGTGATCCGAGGGTATCAGAACCTTCAAGCTCAAAGAGGTCAGAACTATcctcttccagcctcttgatcatGGCAAGCTATAAATAGAAAGTGATGGTGGTGATTGGCATATGGTTGAACATTGCTTAAATTAGAAGACCCTATGAACTCTGTTTTATACATCTGACAGGAAATACCTCTTTCTTTAGCTGATTACAAAGCTGAGTTTTCTCTGAGATGAGGGTCCGCAGTGCCTTCAGCTCAAACTCCATGTCCATAACCTATGATTGTTTTTATGGTCATTAGTGATAAGCACATAGCACAAACATAATTATGAGAAGATGATATGTTTTTTTTCACTAGCTACATCAAACAAACTGCAGTGAATATATAGCAAGTCGATTAAGACTTGGATACAAGATATAAAAAGAGAAACATGATAACCAATGATGTGAAACAAACCTTGCTAGGCTGGTGTAGCATTTTTATTCTCCTAGCCTCTCGGACCTCTTTCTTAAGTTCCTCTATCTCCTGATTATTAGCAGGGAAAAATCaatatacaaaataaatatggGCTAATGGCAACTTGCAACAGCTCAAACAACACATGATACAATAGCCACAAGTCAAACAAACATTCATTGTGAAATAAGGCAGTACCTCTTTCTCCCTGCTACTTGAAGCAGAATCATGCACCTGCAATGCTTTCTCAACCTTTTCTATTGCGGCTCTAGCCTTTTCAATTTCAGCAAGTGCAAGAGCCCTTTCCTCTTCAGCCACTTTACGTGCATCTTCAGTAGCCTAAAATAAATGTAAAAGTCTGGTAAATCTTAAGGTTCAATTAGACTAGTCTGCTAtgcctcaaaaagaaaaaggaagctcCTAGGTTGCTAGTGGTGCTAAACACAATCAAAAGAGCTCACAAGAAGTTTCCAAATCATGAGAAACTGATGCTCAGTGTTTCCAAAAACAATTGTATTCCACATGAAACACGCACAAAGCAACTTGGTTATGTTGTAACACTTTGACAAAAAGGAAGCAATGTTCTAGGCCTCACCTCTGATTTTCAGGTTTGATTCACCATAATTTTAAAGGCTTCAAAGCTACTTGGATACTAATAAAAAAATGTGACAGACCTGCTTAAGGAAGTTAGCCAACTTTTTTACTTCAGCCTTCTCATAAATTAACTCCCCTTCTCGTTGAGTCAGCTGAACGGCTAGTGCCTCCACCTGATAGCATATAACTTCATAATCACTTTTTTTTCCAACTAAAGACAGCATAGAGGGAAAAAAACGTTTACAATCTCAATATGGACAGGGCACTGGGCAGGTATAACTCAAAAGTAAATTTGAAATGAAAAGTAAGGGGAAGTGCGAACATAGTCCTCATCTACTATTCAGAAAGAGAAAATAGAGATATATTCCAGAAAACAGAAATTCTAAAAATATGTCCAAAGAAGCTACAGATGATACATGTCAAAAGGATCTCATGACCATCTTGCAAAAAAGCTACCATGAGACTGGTTGGCAGGTTGCTATTTTCATTACAAGATTACAACCAACATACAGTAAAATCTAGCATCAACACACTGAGTGGGTGAAATGAAAAGAGCATACACTTATTTGAATAGCTTATAAGATCATTGCCTTTTATCTGGAACACTAACCTCAAGAAAGAGATACTTGAGAAAAAAAGGGTCCATTTTGATCAAGAAATGAATCTACAAGAAGCGTATAGAAGGAGGCAGAGATTGGCAAGTCAagaaatttcaagtttgtaaGAGAAGAGGTTAACCAGTGAGATAGCTTCCTCAGCATCATCTCTATTTCGACCAGCTACACGGCCTCTCAGTGTGTCTAAAACATCTCTGAGCTTCTTCAGAAGAACCTGCCTGTCTAATGAAGCTGCTTCTCTCCGCTTAGCCTGAAACATGAGGAAATAACTTTAGAATGGAACTCCATTTTTTTATTGGAGTAGCGTAACACTAGAATCTGAATATTCATAACAAACTTGTGAGTTCTCAACTATCAAGTAAGACGTCAAACATCACTGTAGCCCATTGTATTTATTGTCCCATGTGTTTATCCATTTCCTTCTATAAACAATATGCTATTGTGGAAACTTGAGCATGTTCAGGAAAGGAAGACAAACTGGCAAGTATTTCAGGAGGGGGCCCAAACAGCAAACTAGAAATAAAAATTAAGAAGTGATGGATTTGAGCTATGGAGGAAGACGCAGATACAATTAATATGAGACTGAGATAAATTTGAGCTCTGGAACCCACAGATACAATCATGCAATTAATGTGAGAATGAGCACCATCTTAATATTTTTACTGGCAGATAACTTGAACACAATTTGAATCTTTACCCTGTTGTCATTTCATAAAATATCAATGCTATATCCGAATCCAGCCGCACCTGCACTATTTGCATGAGAGGTACTCGAGCAGAATTTCCAATTGGCAATTGGTGTCTAGGGTGaataatatttttgctaggaTTCCCTACATTGAAAAAAGGAGCGGCAAACTGAGCAAAATACCTCTTCAGACAGCTTGGAAGCACCAGACAGACCCTTCTCAAACTTCTCTTTgagatcacgcactgaaaggcgtcTGTGCTGCTCTAGCAGCTGTGCTGTTTCCTTGGCAACAATCTCCTTGAGAGGTACAGCCTCATGTGTCTCTTCTGGATCAATGATTTGGTTGTTTGGTCCAATCCTGTAGTCCGGGAAATGGCCCTTGGGGAAGTTAACATCGGATGAGACCAAATCGAGTGCCTCCTTCTGCACGCCATCTCCAGAGTCATGGATGACCCTTGTCATGTGTGGTTCTCTGATCACAAATTGAACACAAACATATATCCTCAATGCTTCAAAAACTTGAAAAACTACTAGCACATCAGAGAGCTATTACATATTGACAGATTTGTCCTGTGTGGAATTT encodes the following:
- the LOC117855829 gene encoding stomatal closure-related actin-binding protein 1; this encodes MTRVIHDSGDGVQKEALDLVSSDVNFPKGHFPDYRIGPNNQIIDPEETHEAVPLKEIVAKETAQLLEQHRRLSVRDLKEKFEKGLSGASKLSEEAKRREAASLDRQVLLKKLRDVLDTLRGRVAGRNRDDAEEAISLVEALAVQLTQREGELIYEKAEVKKLANFLKQATEDARKVAEEERALALAEIEKARAAIEKVEKALQVHDSASSSREKEEIEELKKEVREARRIKMLHQPSKVMDMEFELKALRTLISEKTQLCNQLKKELAMIKRLEEDSSDLFELEGSDTLGSQLHIIPRVDGAPNIANCPIQWYRVISGGTRELISGATKFTYAPEPFDVGRLLQAEMVLNADKIIVQTDGPIENAAGLERYVDSLMKRMDIEFNVVVTQMNGKDYSSNSVHVFHIGKLRIKLRKGWSTKARESYSTTMKLCGSCGGGNAAARAVFWQARKGLSYTLAFETDRDRNAAIMIARKFASNCNVALTGPGDQGT